The window GGCCCAGCGGCAACGGCCCATCGGGGGGCGGCCAGGTGCCCCTGCCGCGCACGGGCGGGGGCGACTTTGGTGGCGGTGGCGCATCGGGGGACTTCGGGGGCGGGTGGACACAAGGCCTGTCCAGCGGGGGCTCCAGCAGCGACTCCAGCGTGCTGGGCGACATTGCCGGGGGCGCGGCCGATGCGCTGGGCAGCGCCGACGAGGGCGCCGTGGTGGTCGTGCCTGTGGTAGCCATCTTTCTCATTGGCGCGGCGCTGATTCTGGGCGCGGGCTCGCTTGCCATGCTGTTCTTTGGCTGGGATGTGCTGCTCACGGTGGCGGTGGAGATCGCCTTTTCGGTGGCCACGGCCCGCGCCGCCGTGGGGGTGGAGCGGGAGGGCTGGCTCAGCGCCGCTGTGCGCCTGACCTGGAAGCCGCTGCTGGGCGCGCTGGTCTGCGCCGTGCTGCTGGGCGCCACCATCGACCACTTCCTGCCCCATGCGCATTCGCTGCCCGAGGCGTTGCGCGTGATCCAGGGGCGCTGATTTGCTCTTTATTTGATAGCTGCCTGGGCATATTGCACTAGCGCTTGGGGCAAAAAAGCCTTCAAAAAGCGTCGGAAGCGCCTCCGAGGGGCCCCTACCGGGAGTGTCGGCCCTTGCCGTAGCTGCAGTCCTCGCCTGTCTCCAGGGGTGGGAGCGCATCCAGGTTGGACCGCACCCGCGCCAGCAGGGCCAGCAACTGCGCCTGCGTGTCGTCGTCGCAGCCCGCCAGCACCTGGGTCGACAGGGTCTGCCGCGCGGCCTGCAGGGCCTGGTACAGCGCCTGGCCTTCGGCGCTCAGCGTGAGGCACAGGCTGCGCCGGTCCTCGGCGTGGGGTTGGCGCTCCAGCCAGCCCTTGTCCTGCAACAGGCCCAGCATGCGCGCCACCTGCGCCTTGTCGGCGCCGCTGTGGCGCACCAGCTCTTTCTGCGTGGCGCCGGGGTGGCGGCCAATGAAGTTCAGCGCGCGCACTTCGTTGAAGGTCAGGTCCGGGTGCACGGAGGTCATGGCGCGCACCATGCGCGCCCGGTAGGCGTGCATCAGGTCGTGCAGGGCTTCAAACACATCGGGGCGGGCGCGTGGGGGCATGGCGTGGCTATCGGTTGACAAAGTCAACTGAATGGCGGATGATTTGGTTGATTAAATCAACATTTTACGCCATGAACGCACCTCTGCCCCTGGCCGCCACGGCCCCCTCCCTCGCCATCGAGCGCATTCGCCACCCTTTGCTGGGCCGTCACCTCCAGGTGGTGCGCCGCACCCAGGTCAGCCCCGGCTTTGTGCGGCTGACCCTGGCCGGCCCCGAGCTGGCGGGGTTTGCGAGCGCCGGGTTTGACGACCACCTCAAGCTCATCCTTCCCTCGCCCGGGCAAGACCGCCCCACCTTGCCTACGCTGCAGGATGGCCGCCCCGTGTTTGACGGCCCGCGCCCCACGCTGCGCGACTACACCCCCGCGCGCTTTGACGCAGCAGCAGGCGAGCTGGACATCGAAGTCGCCCTGCACGACGCAGGCCCCGCCACCGACTGGGCCGCCAGCGCCACCGTGGGCCAATGGGTGGGCATTGCCGGGCCGCGCGGCAGCATGGTGGTGCCCACGGGCTTCGACTGGCACTGGCTGCTGGGCGACGAAACCGCGCTGCCCGCCATCGCCCGCCGCCTGGCCGAGCTGCCCGCCAGCGCGGTGGCCACCGTGCGCATCCAGCTGAACAACCCGGCCGACCAGCGGGTGTTGGCGAGTGCGGCGAAGGTGGACCTGCAATGGGTGAGTGCGCTGCCTACTGCCGTCGAAGCCATGGCGCTGCCGCCCAGCGCGGGCTTTGTCTGGGCTGCAGGCGAACACAGCGACATGGCCGCCGTGCGCCGCGCCGTGCTGGCCAAACCGGGTGTGGACCCAAAACGCATGCGTATCTCCGCCTACTGGAAGCGCGGGGCGGCGGACCACCACGAAGACCTGGCGAACGCCGCGTAGTCGGCACTCGCCGCCTTTCTTTCAGCGAAGCAGCGTCAGCGCCGCCGCCTTCTGCACCGCCTGCGTCATGTGCTGCAGCGCCTGCACATTCAGACGCCAGCACTGCCAGTACAGCGGCACATCCACGGGCTTGTTCGCAATCAGCTCGACCAGGGCGCCAGTCTTCAGGTCGTCCTCCACCAGCGGGTCGGGCGTCATGCCCCAGCCCAGGCTGGCGCGGGTGGCTTTGACGAACGCGTGCGCCTCGGGCAGCCAGTGCACGGGTGGCGCGAGCTTGCGGCGCGTGATGCGGCCCACAAAACGCGCCTGCAGCGCATCCTTGCGGTTGAACACCAGCATGGGCGCCTGCGCCAGCGTGGCAGCGTTCACCCCTTGGGCAAAGTGGCGCTGCATGAAGGCCGGGCTGGCCAGCGCGCGGTAGCGCAGGGTGCCCAGCGGCAGCACCTGGCAGCCCTGCACGGGCTGTGGGTCGGCCGTCACGGCAGCCATCACGCGGCCCTCGCGCAGCAGGTTGGCCGAATGGTCCTGGTCTTCCACATGGATGTCGAAGGTGATGGCCTGCCCCTCGGCCGCCTGCGCCATGGCGTGGGGGAACCAGGTGGCCAGCGAGTCGGCATTCACACCAATCGCCAGCCGCGTGGTGCTGTGCTGCCCGCCGCCAATGGTGGCCAGCGCGTCGGCCTCGCTCAGCGCCACCTCGCGCGCGTGGCGGTACAGCGCTTGCCCGGCCTCGGTGGGCGTGCAGGGCGTGGCGCGGCGCACCAGCACCTGGCCCACGCGCTCTTCCAGCAGCTTGATGCGCTGCGACACCGCCGAGCGCGTGACATGCAGCACCGCCGCCGCACGCTCGAAGCTGCCCTCGTCGATCACCGTGGCAAAGGCATTGAGCTGGGCGGAGTCGAGTGGCATAGGTGGTTAGCGATTCTGACGGATCGTTAAAAAGTATAGCTGGCGTCAACAAGACGCAGTGACCACAATCCGCACCCATGGTTACCACTGCTTTTGCCCACGGCTTTACGTCCACCGCCCTGCTGATCATGGCCATCGGCGCACAGAACGCCTTTGTGCTGCGCCAGGGCCTGCGGGGTGAGCATGTGTTGCCGGTGGTGCTGGTGTGTGCCTTGTCCGACGCGGTGCTGCTGCAGGCGGGCGTATGGGGCATGGGTGGTGTTCTGGCGGCGCGGCCTGAGTGGGCGCAGTTCATGCGTTGGGCGGGGGCGCTGTTTCTCGCGGCCTATGCCGTGCAGGCGGCGGCCCGGGCGCTGCAGCCAGCGCACCTGCTGGTGTCGGCCAACGGGCCGGGAGCGAGCCTGCGCACCACGGTGCTCACCGTGGTGGCGCTGACCTGGCTCAACCCGCATGTCTATCTGGACACGGTGGTGCTGCTGGGCACCATGGCAAGCCCCTACCCCATGTGGGGCCGGGCCACCTTTGCAGCGGGGGGCTCGCTGGCCAGCGCGCTGTGGTTTCTGAGCCTGGGCTACGGCTCGCGCTGGTTGGCGCCAGTGTTTGCGTCGCCCCGGGCTTGGCGGGTGCTGGACGGGAGCACGGCCATCACCATGATGGGGCTGGCGGTTGCAATGGGTCTAAGCTAAGAAAGATAAGTTCGTTACACAAACGCAGGGTTTGGTTCATAGTGCAGGGCTGACTGATCTGGAGTGACCCTTCATGCGTTTCAAGACCCTTTTGCTGGCCGCCGCAGTGGCCGCTGCGCTGCCTGTTGCGGCACAGGCCAAGACTTTCCGCTGGTCCCGTTCGGTGGACATCTCCACCTGGGACATCCACACCCAGAACGTGGGCGTGAACAACACCATGCACGGCGCGGTGTACGACACGCTGGTGGAATACAACAGCAAGACCTTCAAGCCCGAGCCGTCGCTCGCCACCGAGTGGAAACTCATCAAGCCCACGCAGCTGCGCCTGACGCTGCGCAAGGGCGTGAAGTTCAGCGACGGCAGCGAGTTCACCGCCGACGACGCCAAGTTCTCGCTGGAGCGGGCCAAGGCCAAAAGCTCCAACTTCGCTGTCTACACCCAGGGCGTTGACCGTGTGGAGAAGGTCGATGCCTACACCATCGACATCCACTCCGACCTGCCCAACCCCGTGCTGGTGAACCAGCTCACCGAGCTGCGCATCATGAGCAAGGCCTGGGCTGAAAAGAACAAGTCGGTGGAGCCCAAGGACATCAAGACCAAGGACGAAACCTTTGCCCACCGCAACGCGCTGGGCACGGGCCCCTACCAGCTCAAGCAGTGGACGCCCGACCAGCGCGTGGTGCTGGAGCCCAACCCGCACTGGTGGGGCAAGGGCAAGTACCCCACCAACCTGACCGAGATCGTCTACACCCCCATCAAGGCAGATGCCACGCGCACCGCCGCGCTGCTGTCGGGTGAGGTGGACTTTGTGATCGACCCCAGCCTGCAAGATCTGGCGCGCATCAAGCAGACGCCCAACCTGCAGGTGCTGGAAGGGCCGGAGTACCGCACCATCTTCCTGGGCCTGGACCAGTTCCGCGACGAGCTGCCCGGCTCGGACGTGAAGGGCAAGAACCCGCTCAAGGACCTGCGCGTGCGCAAGGCGCTGTACCAGGCCATCGATATCCAGTCCATCCAGCGCGTGGTGCTGCGTGGCCTGGCCCAGCCCACGGGCACGCTGATCGCCAACCAGGTGAACGGCTGGACCAAGAAGGCCGACGTGCGCTACCCCTACGACGCCAAGGCCGCGCAAAAGCTGCTGGCCGATTCGGGCTACCCCAATGGGTTTGAAGTGGACTTTGCGTGCAGCGCGGGCCGCTACATCAACGACGAGCAGCTGTGCCAGGCCATCACCTCGCACTGGGCCAAGGTGGGCGTCAAGGCCAAACTGCGCTCGCTGCCGTTTGCCACGTATTTCCCGATGATCCAGCGCAACGAGGCCAGCATCTACCTGTTGGGCTGGGGCGTGCCCACGTTCGATGCGTTCTACAGCCTGCAGTCGCTGGTGCGCTCGCCCGGCGCGGGCGGGGACGGCAACTTCAACCTGGGCCGCTTCTCCGACCCGCAAATGGACGCACTGATCGAGCGCGTGAAGAAGGAAACCGATGCCACCACGCGCAACCAGCTGATCGAGCAGGCGCTGATCAAGGAGCACGAGCTGGTGTCGCACATTCCGCTGTACAACCAGGTGATTCCATGGGCGGGCACGAAGAAGGTGGAGATCATCCACCGCGCGGACAACCGCATCGACTGGCGGTATTTAAAGGTGAACTGATCCCCGTCGCAAACAAAGCCCCGGTGCTTCTGACCTGAAGCACCGGGGCTTTTTTGCGTCTGTTGGTGGCGTATCAGGCCATTGCGCGCTGCACCGCCGGGCGCTGCAGCATGCGCTGCGTGTGTGCAAACACCTTCGGAAACTGGGCAATGTCCACGCCATCGCTGTGCAGCCAGGTGCCGATGGTGAACAGGTAGCCGTCGGCCACCGTGTATTGCTCGCCCATCACCCACGGGCCCTGGTCCGCGTTCGGCAGGTAGTGGCCTTCGATGAGGTTGAAACACTCCGTCATGTTTTGCGGCACCTTGCGCTGCATGGCCGCTTGCGCCTCGGGCTCGTCGGCCCAGCGGCTGGCGCGGGGGCGGTGGGCATGGGCGATGTGCACGGTGGACGCGAGGTAGCTGTGGAACTCCTGCAAACGCGCAAAGCCGTAGGCGTCGGCGGGCGCCAAGCGCGCCTCGGGGAAGCGCTGCGCCACATAGGCCAGCAGCGCGGTCGTTTCGGTCAGCGTGCCGTGCGGTGTAACCAGCGCGGGCACGCGGCCCTTGGGGTTTACCGCCAGGTACTCGGGCGTGCGTTGCTGGCCAGCGGCGAAGTCCACGCGCACCAGGTCGTAAGGAGCGCCGGCCTCTTCCAAAGCGATGCGAACAGCCTGCGCGCAGGTGCCGGGGGTGTAGTACAGCGTGAGTTGGATCATGGTTGATATGCTATGAATTAAATAGCTGCTTGCGCATATTTCACTAGCGCCTGCAGCCGATATTGCTTGAACTGGATCAGTACAGGCCGCGTGTGCGCGCCATCAGCCGCACCAGGCCCAGCAAGGCGTCGGTGTGGGGCGTGGGGGTGTGGGTGATCTGCCCCAGCTCGCGCACGGCGCCCACCAGGGCGTCGATCTCCAGGGGCTTGTTCGCTTCCACGTCCTGCAGCATCGAGGTCTTGAACGCGCCCAGCTTGCGCGTGACGGCGTGGCGGTCCTCGGGCTGCTGGTCAATCGGCAGGCCCAGCTTTTCGCCAATGGCCTTGGCTTCCAGCATCACCGCGCTCACAAAGCCGCGCACCAGGTCGTCGTCCAGGATGCGGTCGGTGGTGGCACCGGTGAGGGCACTGATGGGGTTGACCGTGAGGTTGCCCCACAGCTTGAACCAGATGTCTTTCTGGATGGTGGTGCTCACCTCCACATCGATGCCGCCGCGCTGCAGCGTGTCGGCCAGTGCTTGCAAGCGCTCGCTGCGGCTGCCATCGGGCTCGCCCACGATGAGGCGGTTGCCGAAATGTTGTTTGACGAAGCCCGGCGCCTCCAGTGAACAGCTGGTGTGCACCACGCTGCCCACCACATGGTTCGTAGGGATAGCACTGGCGATCACGCCGCCCGCGTCCACGGAGGCGAGCGCATGCCCCTTGGCGGCGCCGCCAAAGCCGTCGAGGAACCACCACGGCACGCCGTTCATGGCGGTGAGCACGATGGTGTCGGGTCCGATCAGCGGGGCCATGGCACGCGCCACGTCAGGCAGGCCCGGCGCCTTGACGGCGACCACCACCAGGTCTTGGACGCCCAGGGCTGCCGGGTCGTTGTGGGCCGTGACGGCCACCTGCGCCAGCGTGCCGTCGGGGCGGCGCAGGCGCAGCCCTTCGGCCTGTAGCGCGCGCAGTGTGTCGCCCCGCGCCACCATGCTGAGGGTGTGGCCTGCCTGCGCCAGGGCCACGCCCAGCCAGCCGCCGATGGCGCCCGCGCCGTAAATACATGCTTTCATGGATGTCTGTCCTTGGGTCTGAAAGAAAAAAGGCTCAGTAGCCTGCGGGCCGGGTGGGGGCTGCGTCTGCCGCGCTGCGGTAGCGTGCCAGCAGCTCCTGCGCAGCGCTCACCAGCAGCATGGTGTCCACGCCCACGGCCACAAACAGCGCACCGGCCGCCAGCCACTGGCGCGCCTGCGATTCGGTGGTGGCCAGGATGCCCGGCGCCTTGCCCGCGCGCAGGATGCGCGC of the Acidovorax sp. 107 genome contains:
- a CDS encoding MarR family winged helix-turn-helix transcriptional regulator — encoded protein: MPPRARPDVFEALHDLMHAYRARMVRAMTSVHPDLTFNEVRALNFIGRHPGATQKELVRHSGADKAQVARMLGLLQDKGWLERQPHAEDRRSLCLTLSAEGQALYQALQAARQTLSTQVLAGCDDDTQAQLLALLARVRSNLDALPPLETGEDCSYGKGRHSR
- a CDS encoding siderophore-interacting protein; protein product: MNAPLPLAATAPSLAIERIRHPLLGRHLQVVRRTQVSPGFVRLTLAGPELAGFASAGFDDHLKLILPSPGQDRPTLPTLQDGRPVFDGPRPTLRDYTPARFDAAAGELDIEVALHDAGPATDWAASATVGQWVGIAGPRGSMVVPTGFDWHWLLGDETALPAIARRLAELPASAVATVRIQLNNPADQRVLASAAKVDLQWVSALPTAVEAMALPPSAGFVWAAGEHSDMAAVRRAVLAKPGVDPKRMRISAYWKRGAADHHEDLANAA
- a CDS encoding LysR family transcriptional regulator ArgP, whose translation is MPLDSAQLNAFATVIDEGSFERAAAVLHVTRSAVSQRIKLLEERVGQVLVRRATPCTPTEAGQALYRHAREVALSEADALATIGGGQHSTTRLAIGVNADSLATWFPHAMAQAAEGQAITFDIHVEDQDHSANLLREGRVMAAVTADPQPVQGCQVLPLGTLRYRALASPAFMQRHFAQGVNAATLAQAPMLVFNRKDALQARFVGRITRRKLAPPVHWLPEAHAFVKATRASLGWGMTPDPLVEDDLKTGALVELIANKPVDVPLYWQCWRLNVQALQHMTQAVQKAAALTLLR
- a CDS encoding LysE/ArgO family amino acid transporter, which gives rise to MVTTAFAHGFTSTALLIMAIGAQNAFVLRQGLRGEHVLPVVLVCALSDAVLLQAGVWGMGGVLAARPEWAQFMRWAGALFLAAYAVQAAARALQPAHLLVSANGPGASLRTTVLTVVALTWLNPHVYLDTVVLLGTMASPYPMWGRATFAAGGSLASALWFLSLGYGSRWLAPVFASPRAWRVLDGSTAITMMGLAVAMGLS
- a CDS encoding ABC transporter substrate-binding protein, giving the protein MRFKTLLLAAAVAAALPVAAQAKTFRWSRSVDISTWDIHTQNVGVNNTMHGAVYDTLVEYNSKTFKPEPSLATEWKLIKPTQLRLTLRKGVKFSDGSEFTADDAKFSLERAKAKSSNFAVYTQGVDRVEKVDAYTIDIHSDLPNPVLVNQLTELRIMSKAWAEKNKSVEPKDIKTKDETFAHRNALGTGPYQLKQWTPDQRVVLEPNPHWWGKGKYPTNLTEIVYTPIKADATRTAALLSGEVDFVIDPSLQDLARIKQTPNLQVLEGPEYRTIFLGLDQFRDELPGSDVKGKNPLKDLRVRKALYQAIDIQSIQRVVLRGLAQPTGTLIANQVNGWTKKADVRYPYDAKAAQKLLADSGYPNGFEVDFACSAGRYINDEQLCQAITSHWAKVGVKAKLRSLPFATYFPMIQRNEASIYLLGWGVPTFDAFYSLQSLVRSPGAGGDGNFNLGRFSDPQMDALIERVKKETDATTRNQLIEQALIKEHELVSHIPLYNQVIPWAGTKKVEIIHRADNRIDWRYLKVN
- a CDS encoding glutathione S-transferase family protein, which translates into the protein MIQLTLYYTPGTCAQAVRIALEEAGAPYDLVRVDFAAGQQRTPEYLAVNPKGRVPALVTPHGTLTETTALLAYVAQRFPEARLAPADAYGFARLQEFHSYLASTVHIAHAHRPRASRWADEPEAQAAMQRKVPQNMTECFNLIEGHYLPNADQGPWVMGEQYTVADGYLFTIGTWLHSDGVDIAQFPKVFAHTQRMLQRPAVQRAMA
- a CDS encoding 2-dehydropantoate 2-reductase, whose amino-acid sequence is MKACIYGAGAIGGWLGVALAQAGHTLSMVARGDTLRALQAEGLRLRRPDGTLAQVAVTAHNDPAALGVQDLVVVAVKAPGLPDVARAMAPLIGPDTIVLTAMNGVPWWFLDGFGGAAKGHALASVDAGGVIASAIPTNHVVGSVVHTSCSLEAPGFVKQHFGNRLIVGEPDGSRSERLQALADTLQRGGIDVEVSTTIQKDIWFKLWGNLTVNPISALTGATTDRILDDDLVRGFVSAVMLEAKAIGEKLGLPIDQQPEDRHAVTRKLGAFKTSMLQDVEANKPLEIDALVGAVRELGQITHTPTPHTDALLGLVRLMARTRGLY